In Desulfosediminicola ganghwensis, a single window of DNA contains:
- a CDS encoding outer membrane protein, with the protein MLAAGIVAFTAIGSQAAGLEKSNGRFYVAAEGGYGKVENSTGGYAGEIVYDGAPWLNTGSDDDNGGSIGVKVGMHLGERFRMDLGYAYYGENDFTTKSDPLEGGYLWQSEAEIHTVMLAAYYDYAQFKKVNLYIGAGIGASFVDFDALEYWTGSGEPSGWYSSESDTLFSWQVETGIEYLLAQNITLYGGFRYIDLGEIDSVVVNVRGPDGNLTADLDVQEIFVGLRYRF; encoded by the coding sequence ATGTTAGCGGCAGGGATAGTAGCATTTACGGCAATCGGCAGTCAGGCGGCGGGGTTGGAAAAGAGTAACGGACGATTTTATGTCGCTGCCGAGGGGGGCTACGGAAAGGTTGAGAACTCAACAGGTGGATATGCCGGAGAGATAGTATACGATGGTGCGCCTTGGCTAAATACAGGCAGTGACGATGACAATGGAGGCTCTATAGGGGTGAAGGTGGGTATGCACCTTGGTGAGCGCTTCAGGATGGATCTGGGCTATGCGTATTACGGCGAGAATGATTTTACGACCAAGAGTGACCCTCTAGAAGGTGGGTATCTCTGGCAAAGTGAGGCTGAGATACATACGGTAATGCTTGCAGCATATTATGATTATGCTCAATTCAAAAAGGTTAATTTATATATTGGGGCCGGGATTGGAGCCTCATTCGTTGATTTTGATGCTTTGGAATATTGGACAGGTTCTGGTGAACCCTCTGGCTGGTATAGTTCTGAATCTGATACTCTTTTTTCTTGGCAGGTCGAAACCGGAATTGAGTATCTGCTGGCACAAAACATAACACTGTATGGCGGCTTTCGGTATATTGACCTTGGCGAGATAGATTCTGTTGTTGTTAATGTAAGAGGCCCAGACGGCAACCTCACGGCAGATCTCGATGTTCAGGAGATATTTGTTGGTTTGAGATATCGATTTTAA
- a CDS encoding ABC transporter permease: MSEKEISSGKRLLRKFLKNPTAVFGVIVLVLMIFMAIFANQIAPYDPLEIKPGDRLLAPSADHLFGTDRMGRDVFSRVVFGSHISLVVGLGVVALTTVFGTMLGLLAGYYKRLDDVLMRILDGMMAFPGLILMIMIMAVMGRSLTNVVIALTIVYVPRMARVVRGAVMVQKEQTYVEAARATGASDMRILLLHIPRNCIAPIIIQGTMIFAYAVLAESALSFLGVGVPPEIPSWGNVISSGKVFLRRAPWICFFSGVSVSLCVLALNSIGDGLRDVLDPRLNNKG; this comes from the coding sequence ATGAGTGAAAAAGAGATATCGAGTGGAAAACGCCTTCTGAGGAAGTTCTTGAAAAATCCGACTGCGGTTTTCGGAGTGATAGTACTTGTTCTAATGATTTTCATGGCAATCTTCGCCAATCAGATTGCACCTTATGATCCGCTGGAGATAAAGCCGGGAGATCGATTACTTGCTCCCAGTGCTGATCATCTGTTTGGTACCGACAGGATGGGAAGGGATGTCTTTTCCCGTGTTGTTTTCGGGTCCCATATCTCCCTTGTAGTGGGCCTTGGTGTTGTTGCGTTGACTACTGTTTTTGGAACAATGTTAGGGTTGCTTGCTGGCTATTACAAGCGTCTTGACGATGTACTTATGCGAATATTAGACGGTATGATGGCATTTCCCGGCCTTATTCTGATGATCATGATTATGGCGGTAATGGGAAGAAGCCTGACGAACGTTGTGATTGCTCTCACCATAGTCTATGTGCCGAGGATGGCCCGTGTAGTCAGAGGTGCGGTGATGGTTCAGAAAGAGCAGACATATGTCGAAGCAGCACGAGCCACCGGTGCAAGTGATATGCGCATACTATTGTTACATATTCCCCGCAACTGTATTGCACCGATCATTATTCAAGGCACGATGATATTTGCCTATGCGGTGCTTGCAGAGTCTGCACTCAGCTTTCTTGGTGTCGGGGTTCCGCCAGAAATACCAAGTTGGGGTAATGTGATCAGTTCCGGTAAAGTGTTTTTACGTCGTGCACCCTGGATCTGTTTCTTTTCAGGAGTTTCCGTTTCACTTTGTGTATTGGCGTTGAACTCTATAGGGGATGGTCTCCGTGATGTTTTGGACCCTCGACTGAACAACAAAGGTTAA
- a CDS encoding class I SAM-dependent methyltransferase, whose amino-acid sequence MNNSRTEQTIKAYNLNAKKYDAKFTDYSVYKNTILDFQKKHIHQSATLLDLGCGPGQNIKAITARDQSIRATGIDLSEEFVKIARQYNPTATFVQANICELEAERKYDVILASFCIVHLNNEETENLIKFIADSLVANGTLYLSFMEGAGSGFETTSFSDEEIFFNYYNRIDIEHLLKTNGLNLMELQTEDYPEPDGSVTTDVFVYAAKS is encoded by the coding sequence ATGAACAACTCCAGAACCGAACAAACAATCAAAGCGTATAACCTGAATGCGAAAAAGTATGACGCAAAATTTACAGACTACTCAGTCTATAAAAATACGATTCTCGATTTTCAGAAAAAGCATATTCATCAAAGTGCAACCCTTCTTGATCTGGGCTGCGGGCCGGGACAAAATATCAAAGCCATCACAGCGCGTGATCAATCAATCCGCGCCACCGGTATCGATCTGTCGGAGGAGTTCGTAAAAATTGCCAGGCAGTACAACCCGACTGCGACCTTTGTCCAGGCCAACATCTGCGAGCTGGAGGCAGAGCGAAAATACGACGTCATTCTCGCCTCTTTCTGCATAGTCCACCTAAACAATGAAGAGACTGAAAACCTCATCAAGTTCATCGCCGACAGCCTGGTTGCCAACGGCACACTGTATCTGAGCTTTATGGAGGGAGCTGGCTCCGGCTTTGAGACCACCAGCTTTTCTGATGAAGAGATATTCTTTAATTATTACAACCGAATCGACATTGAGCATCTGTTGAAAACAAATGGCCTGAACTTGATGGAATTACAAACTGAGGACTATCCGGAGCCGGACGGCTCAGTTACTACGGATGTATTTGTTTATGCGGCAAAGTCATAA
- a CDS encoding ABC transporter ATP-binding protein, giving the protein METPLLNIQELCLDVQLDDGIGRALDRVTLQVKQGESLGIVGESGCGKSLTALSVMSLLESNLQIASGSITFEGRDMSKLKRDAIRKMRGDEIAMIFQEPMTSLNPVFTIGHQLIEAITLHRDINSKEARKLAIQVLDEVGIPSPESRLKQYPHNLSGGMRQRVMIAMALSCRPKLLIADEPTTALDVTIQAQILRLMRNLQQKRKMGMMFITHDLGVVAAMCERVVVMYGGQVVENAQVRTIFKEPLHPYTKGLIASIPLVDGTIPENLPTIRGRVPSLLNMQKGCRFEPRCDRAMEICKTKKPPVFPGGSKEHEVACWLYGNKGGVANDDE; this is encoded by the coding sequence ATGGAAACACCTCTACTTAATATCCAGGAACTCTGTCTTGATGTCCAGCTTGATGATGGCATCGGTAGAGCCCTCGACAGAGTTACCTTGCAGGTAAAACAGGGCGAAAGTCTGGGGATTGTCGGAGAGTCCGGTTGCGGTAAAAGCCTGACAGCCCTTTCCGTGATGAGCCTTCTTGAGAGCAATCTGCAAATCGCTTCGGGTTCCATCACCTTCGAAGGTCGGGATATGTCGAAACTCAAGCGTGATGCCATTCGGAAGATGCGTGGTGATGAAATAGCCATGATATTTCAGGAGCCGATGACATCTCTCAATCCTGTATTTACTATCGGTCATCAACTTATTGAAGCAATTACCCTCCACCGTGACATTAACAGCAAGGAGGCACGCAAACTTGCCATCCAGGTTCTGGATGAGGTGGGAATCCCCTCTCCCGAAAGCAGGTTAAAGCAATATCCGCATAACCTGTCTGGAGGTATGAGGCAGAGGGTGATGATAGCCATGGCTTTGTCCTGCAGGCCCAAACTGCTGATTGCCGATGAACCTACTACAGCGTTGGACGTCACTATCCAGGCGCAGATCTTGCGTTTGATGCGAAATCTTCAACAAAAAAGAAAGATGGGGATGATGTTTATTACCCATGATCTTGGTGTGGTCGCTGCAATGTGTGAACGGGTTGTCGTGATGTATGGTGGCCAGGTGGTTGAAAATGCTCAGGTTCGAACGATTTTCAAGGAGCCTCTGCATCCTTATACCAAGGGATTGATTGCGTCGATTCCGCTGGTAGACGGAACGATCCCTGAGAATCTTCCTACTATCCGGGGTCGTGTCCCGTCTCTTTTAAATATGCAGAAAGGATGCCGGTTTGAACCTCGATGTGACCGGGCAATGGAGATCTGCAAAACGAAGAAACCACCCGTTTTCCCGGGAGGTTCGAAAGAGCATGAGGTTGCCTGCTGGTTATACGGAAATAAGGGTGGGGTTGCAAATGACGACGAGTAA
- a CDS encoding KamA family radical SAM protein, with the protein MKVTSENSTETKPVLDNYTNELLDEICAPVQNPRSPADEIKSEINQLLVEAKQGELTNSIVMLFSRLLELRKMSICHENLDISREDLEKLALKHQQIDEHMVTVGGRVSQALPIANTANSRVEEYLQKKDKEASSGIELWDQVQENIARIKRTLKMSDDDWNSFSGQIRHAVDSVETLGKLIDLPADVLQKVANVTKSYRIRLTPYYTSLIMPGQLNDPIMLQSVPTGEMIENAGIEIPPVAADHSPARLVDQFYPRVVTIKATNMCAMYCTHCLRLAHIGRKDKVYSKEAYGEALHYIRNNKQVRDVLITGGDAFVLPNSLLEWLLGELDQIEHLKTKRLGTRIPVTAPMRVDNELLDILEASNDKKPVRVVTQINTPQEITPVSMDTFRQISKRTFTVLNQAVLLKGINDTRVKMWKLCETVQEAYVRPYYLFNCSYRNPQFKHFRVPIDVGQDLVESMYGNISGDAIPRYIATAGGKIPLHRSNVVKIENGDITLRKPWSGEEVTYPDADQAIYENESYAFKG; encoded by the coding sequence ATGAAAGTAACCAGCGAAAATAGCACGGAAACGAAACCGGTACTCGACAATTATACTAATGAACTGCTCGACGAGATTTGTGCTCCTGTGCAGAATCCAAGATCTCCAGCAGATGAGATAAAAAGCGAGATCAACCAGCTCTTAGTAGAAGCCAAACAGGGTGAACTGACTAACTCAATTGTCATGCTTTTTTCCCGTCTCCTTGAGTTGCGAAAGATGTCAATATGTCACGAAAATCTCGATATCTCAAGGGAGGATCTCGAGAAGCTTGCACTCAAACATCAGCAGATTGATGAACATATGGTGACGGTGGGAGGTCGTGTCTCACAGGCCCTGCCCATAGCAAATACCGCTAACAGCAGAGTTGAAGAATATTTGCAGAAAAAGGATAAAGAGGCGTCCAGTGGTATCGAGTTGTGGGACCAGGTCCAGGAAAATATAGCCAGGATCAAGAGGACACTGAAGATGAGTGACGACGATTGGAACTCTTTTTCGGGACAGATCCGTCACGCGGTTGATTCCGTGGAGACTCTCGGCAAGCTGATAGATCTCCCGGCAGACGTGTTACAGAAAGTGGCCAATGTTACCAAATCGTACCGGATACGACTTACCCCCTATTATACGAGCCTGATCATGCCCGGGCAGTTGAACGACCCAATTATGCTTCAGTCGGTTCCTACGGGAGAGATGATTGAAAACGCAGGGATCGAGATACCACCTGTCGCCGCAGACCACTCGCCTGCCAGGCTGGTTGACCAGTTTTACCCCCGGGTAGTGACGATCAAAGCTACCAATATGTGTGCAATGTACTGTACCCACTGCCTGCGGTTGGCTCATATTGGCAGAAAGGACAAGGTGTATTCCAAAGAGGCATACGGAGAGGCCTTGCACTATATCCGTAACAATAAACAGGTTCGTGATGTTTTAATCACTGGCGGTGATGCTTTTGTATTACCGAATTCATTACTGGAATGGTTACTCGGTGAATTAGATCAAATTGAACATCTCAAGACGAAGCGTTTGGGTACACGAATCCCGGTTACTGCGCCAATGCGGGTCGACAATGAATTGCTTGATATTTTAGAAGCAAGTAACGACAAAAAACCAGTGCGGGTTGTAACCCAGATTAATACACCTCAAGAGATTACTCCGGTTTCAATGGATACCTTCAGGCAGATATCCAAGCGGACATTTACAGTCCTGAACCAGGCTGTATTGCTGAAAGGCATCAACGACACCAGAGTAAAGATGTGGAAGCTTTGTGAGACGGTTCAGGAGGCCTATGTCCGACCGTATTACCTGTTCAATTGCAGCTACAGGAATCCGCAGTTCAAACACTTTCGGGTACCGATCGATGTCGGTCAGGACCTGGTGGAATCTATGTACGGCAACATTTCCGGTGATGCAATTCCACGTTATATTGCCACAGCCGGAGGCAAAATCCCCCTGCATCGTTCCAACGTGGTGAAGATTGAAAATGGTGACATTACACTCCGAAAGCCATGGAGCGGGGAAGAGGTAACCTATCCAGACGCAGATCAGGCTATCTATGAAAATGAAAGTTATGCTTTCAAGGGCTGA
- a CDS encoding ABC transporter substrate-binding protein produces the protein MKGKMRSIIAMVFMMLVAVMPLHASQEPVSGGVLKVAIDSDPPTLDIHATRATLSVFVGGNVYEGLYAFTKKGEIKPMLALDMPTVTDDKLTYTISLRQDITFHNNKPMTSADVVASLNRWGTIASYGKQLFKHVESVTAKDQFTVVIQLKEQWGTLMNSLAMLLGGPVIIPEEIALKYPSKPAAEYVGTGPYMFVEWRPNDHITLKRFDGYKALTTPSDGYTGEKNAYLDEIVFYGISEEPVRVNGVEGGEYDFADFVPTDEYDRLKDAKNLTTYISPARAWFVFVLNTKFGPTKNKKVRQAMLATMDVNGDMAAGYGDSVFWRVDPSLALQEQVWHSTAGEESYNQNNIEKAKKLLKEAGYNGEKISWMAGPLEYNLSAAAKVNMIKAGLNIDLESMEWATLLSRRKNPELWSMFSSGFTGKADPSLTTAMNLKYGAGWDNIEAEKLFASFCQETAFDKRYELLEQFQDLVYDEVPYIKVGDYKNLRISNNKVHGFANELYLYFFNVWKEK, from the coding sequence ATGAAAGGTAAAATGAGGTCGATAATTGCGATGGTTTTTATGATGCTGGTGGCGGTAATGCCCCTGCATGCGTCACAAGAACCAGTCAGCGGTGGTGTCTTGAAGGTTGCTATCGATTCCGACCCGCCGACTCTCGATATTCATGCAACCAGAGCCACCCTTTCAGTATTTGTTGGTGGGAACGTGTATGAAGGCTTGTATGCGTTTACAAAGAAAGGTGAGATCAAGCCAATGCTGGCACTAGACATGCCAACGGTAACTGATGATAAGCTCACCTATACCATCTCCTTACGGCAGGATATAACGTTCCACAATAATAAGCCGATGACGTCTGCTGATGTCGTGGCCTCGTTAAACCGCTGGGGAACAATTGCATCCTATGGCAAGCAGCTCTTTAAACATGTTGAGTCGGTGACAGCCAAGGACCAGTTTACTGTTGTTATTCAACTCAAGGAGCAGTGGGGAACTTTAATGAACTCCCTGGCAATGCTGCTCGGCGGACCGGTCATTATACCCGAAGAGATTGCTCTCAAGTATCCGAGCAAACCTGCTGCGGAGTATGTCGGTACCGGGCCATATATGTTTGTTGAGTGGCGTCCAAACGACCATATCACCCTGAAACGTTTTGACGGTTATAAAGCCCTCACAACCCCAAGCGATGGATATACCGGTGAGAAGAATGCGTATCTGGATGAGATTGTTTTCTATGGAATATCGGAAGAACCAGTACGTGTAAATGGTGTTGAAGGTGGTGAATATGATTTCGCTGACTTCGTGCCAACCGATGAATATGATCGACTCAAAGACGCTAAAAATCTTACAACATATATCTCCCCAGCCAGAGCATGGTTTGTTTTTGTTTTGAACACCAAGTTCGGTCCTACGAAGAACAAGAAAGTTCGCCAGGCAATGTTAGCTACCATGGATGTCAATGGTGATATGGCGGCAGGTTACGGCGACAGTGTCTTCTGGCGTGTTGACCCTAGTCTGGCATTACAAGAACAGGTCTGGCATTCCACTGCAGGTGAAGAGTCATATAACCAGAATAATATTGAAAAAGCGAAAAAACTGCTGAAAGAGGCCGGTTATAACGGTGAGAAAATATCCTGGATGGCCGGGCCGTTAGAGTATAACCTTTCTGCTGCCGCTAAGGTTAACATGATTAAAGCCGGGCTGAATATCGACCTGGAAAGTATGGAGTGGGCAACGTTACTGTCCAGAAGAAAGAATCCTGAATTATGGAGCATGTTCAGTTCGGGTTTTACCGGCAAGGCCGATCCTTCCCTTACCACAGCAATGAACCTCAAATATGGTGCGGGTTGGGACAATATTGAAGCTGAAAAACTCTTCGCAAGCTTTTGTCAGGAAACAGCATTCGACAAGCGCTATGAACTGTTGGAGCAGTTTCAGGACCTGGTTTATGATGAGGTGCCGTACATCAAGGTTGGTGATTACAAAAATCTTCGTATAAGCAACAATAAGGTCCATGGGTTTGCCAATGAGCTTTACTTGTATTTCTTTAACGTCTGGAAGGAAAAATAA
- a CDS encoding class I SAM-dependent methyltransferase encodes MSVQSVFNKYAGQYDQSRKKLIPCFDDYYQTMLEVIPFGQDSALEVLDLGAGTGLVAGLVADNYPVARITLVDIAGEMLAKARNALAGYDNDFEFVTADYVAGESFGPVEREFDLIISSLSIHHLEDEPKRNLFRKIFANLKPGGVFVNADQALGETEAIEKVNHNKWLEQARALGATEQELAASLERMREDRMAPLDDQLQWLREAGFAEVTCWYKNYSFIVYSGMKR; translated from the coding sequence ATGTCCGTCCAATCTGTTTTTAACAAGTACGCCGGCCAGTATGACCAGTCCCGGAAGAAGCTTATCCCCTGTTTTGACGACTACTATCAGACCATGCTCGAAGTGATTCCGTTTGGGCAGGACAGTGCTCTGGAGGTGCTCGATCTAGGTGCGGGCACCGGGCTTGTCGCAGGGCTGGTGGCAGATAATTACCCTGTAGCAAGGATTACCCTTGTCGATATTGCCGGTGAGATGTTGGCCAAGGCAAGAAATGCGTTGGCCGGCTATGATAATGATTTTGAATTTGTAACTGCAGATTATGTTGCCGGTGAGAGCTTTGGGCCTGTAGAGAGAGAGTTTGATCTGATTATCTCCTCACTTTCCATCCATCACCTGGAAGATGAGCCCAAACGCAACCTGTTCAGAAAGATTTTTGCCAACCTGAAGCCGGGCGGAGTTTTTGTCAACGCCGATCAGGCCCTGGGTGAGACAGAAGCCATCGAGAAGGTGAACCACAACAAATGGCTGGAGCAGGCCAGGGCGCTCGGCGCGACCGAACAGGAGCTGGCAGCATCGCTGGAGCGTATGCGAGAGGACAGGATGGCACCCCTTGATGACCAATTACAATGGCTCAGGGAGGCTGGATTCGCAGAGGTTACCTGCTGGTACAAGAATTATAGCTTTATAGTGTACAGCGGTATGAAACGGTAG
- a CDS encoding gamma-glutamyltransferase, giving the protein MNKRSQIEKLFQSTDDNVCSEGAGGMVAAAHPAATQAGVSMLEKGGNAADAAVATALALCVCEPQACSLGGQSYGLLNMCGRSIFLDGSGRIPQHLNASTLTRSDVLYGYKGTSVPTTPVVLACMQKRFGRLTWEEVIEPAIELAEDGYEITQLQHDLQKRELEFFLSIPGRSGSRYFLKDGAEPFDVGDTFVQPDLARLLKRLAENGVEEFYIGKTGRRIAEDIAGNGGFLSREDLAVIPWPHQRPAIEQQVFGCKMLTTPPPTQGRLLAYILLVAENMATRGIDILSEEALDFFADLFYSAYRIRMEQTPHPDLYNYLNDDILSQESIDKTVEQILNSLVQDVNHPGLEGGETTHLSVMDGEGNCVGITQSVNMVYGSKAAADGLGFMYNNYLIDSFALPNYHPHALIPGRTAPCSVAPFIMMANDGTPWLTGGSPGSQRIVTALSLFLIRVLHAGMPMDQAMRLPRFHCQEYKKVLVELDRFPQEYSKLLEQRGYLVDHYPPFYFGAVHATLRMQDTSKYQGVAEIRRDGSASGVRLSN; this is encoded by the coding sequence ATGAACAAACGAAGTCAAATCGAAAAACTCTTTCAGTCGACAGACGATAATGTCTGCTCTGAGGGTGCTGGAGGTATGGTGGCAGCAGCCCACCCTGCTGCTACCCAGGCTGGCGTGTCGATGCTGGAAAAAGGAGGCAATGCTGCCGATGCAGCAGTAGCTACTGCTCTTGCCCTTTGTGTTTGTGAACCACAAGCATGTAGTCTTGGCGGGCAATCGTATGGGTTGCTGAATATGTGCGGGCGCTCAATTTTTCTTGATGGGTCAGGGCGGATTCCCCAGCATCTTAATGCCTCAACTCTTACAAGATCCGATGTCCTGTATGGGTACAAGGGGACATCTGTACCAACGACTCCAGTGGTATTGGCTTGCATGCAAAAAAGATTTGGCAGATTGACCTGGGAAGAGGTTATTGAACCTGCCATCGAGTTAGCCGAGGATGGGTATGAAATCACACAACTTCAGCATGACCTGCAAAAGCGGGAGTTGGAATTTTTTCTGTCAATACCGGGAAGAAGCGGTTCCCGATATTTCCTCAAAGATGGTGCTGAACCCTTCGACGTAGGAGATACATTTGTGCAGCCCGATCTGGCACGGTTGCTCAAGCGTCTTGCAGAAAATGGTGTGGAAGAATTCTATATAGGAAAAACTGGCCGTAGGATTGCGGAAGATATCGCAGGAAATGGCGGATTTTTGTCTAGAGAAGACCTTGCAGTGATTCCGTGGCCACATCAGCGACCAGCAATCGAGCAGCAGGTCTTTGGCTGTAAAATGCTCACTACTCCGCCTCCAACGCAGGGTAGACTGCTGGCATATATTCTGTTGGTGGCAGAAAACATGGCCACCCGTGGAATTGACATTCTTTCTGAGGAAGCGCTAGATTTCTTCGCCGACCTTTTTTACAGCGCCTATCGCATACGGATGGAGCAAACACCTCATCCAGACCTTTATAACTATCTAAATGACGACATCTTATCGCAGGAATCAATTGATAAGACTGTAGAACAAATCCTTAACTCATTGGTACAGGATGTCAATCATCCAGGGCTTGAAGGGGGTGAAACAACGCATCTTTCGGTTATGGACGGAGAGGGGAATTGTGTTGGTATTACCCAGTCGGTAAATATGGTCTATGGTTCAAAGGCGGCTGCGGATGGTCTTGGATTCATGTACAATAATTATCTTATCGATTCCTTTGCTTTGCCCAATTATCATCCTCATGCACTGATTCCTGGAAGGACTGCTCCGTGTTCTGTTGCCCCGTTTATCATGATGGCCAATGATGGAACTCCATGGTTGACAGGTGGCAGTCCCGGCTCGCAGAGAATTGTTACTGCCCTGTCCCTTTTCCTGATCCGCGTTCTTCATGCAGGAATGCCAATGGATCAGGCAATGAGGCTACCTCGATTTCATTGTCAGGAGTACAAGAAGGTACTTGTGGAATTGGATAGATTCCCACAAGAATATTCCAAATTGTTAGAGCAGAGAGGGTATCTGGTGGATCACTATCCACCTTTCTATTTCGGCGCAGTTCATGCCACATTGAGAATGCAGGATACCTCTAAATATCAAGGCGTTGCAGAAATTCGTAGAGATGGGAGTGCATCAGGAGTTCGTTTGTCAAACTAG
- a CDS encoding ABC transporter permease, which produces MRNFLIKRIFSMVLVLLVVSVMVFVIMHMLPGNPAAIILGPEATNEEVAALAAEMGLDQPVWVQFVEWVGRLVQGDMGESIFFQNKPVPEVIADHLEATILLTILSLGMAVVVGIVSGVLAAAVHETFWDRGFMFITSLAVAIPNFWLGLMLALVFSIMIPLFPPAGYSPLSDGFWKCLSYLILPSITLAAGAVALIARMTRACMLDVLRNEYIRTAKAKGVRQSMVIFKHGLRNAIIPVVTVIGMTFANLMGGAVVTESIFNIPGVGRLLIKSVFTRDYPVIEGVVIYIAIAWTVINLLVDIIYTFIDPRLEY; this is translated from the coding sequence ATGCGTAATTTTTTAATTAAACGCATTTTCTCTATGGTCCTGGTGTTGCTGGTTGTCAGTGTGATGGTATTTGTCATTATGCACATGTTACCTGGCAACCCAGCGGCCATAATCCTGGGGCCCGAGGCGACCAATGAGGAAGTTGCGGCTCTTGCTGCAGAAATGGGGCTCGACCAGCCGGTGTGGGTCCAGTTCGTTGAGTGGGTTGGGCGCCTTGTGCAGGGCGATATGGGGGAATCGATCTTTTTCCAGAACAAACCTGTACCCGAGGTGATTGCTGATCATCTGGAAGCAACGATCCTTCTGACTATCCTCTCGCTCGGAATGGCGGTTGTGGTTGGCATTGTAAGCGGAGTATTGGCAGCAGCTGTCCATGAGACATTCTGGGACAGAGGATTTATGTTTATAACCTCGTTAGCGGTCGCGATACCGAACTTCTGGCTCGGTTTGATGCTGGCGCTGGTGTTTTCCATCATGATTCCTCTTTTCCCTCCCGCCGGGTATTCGCCTTTAAGCGACGGTTTTTGGAAGTGTCTCTCCTATCTGATCCTGCCGTCAATCACTTTGGCGGCAGGGGCAGTGGCCCTTATTGCCCGGATGACGCGCGCCTGCATGCTCGATGTATTACGAAACGAATATATCAGAACTGCGAAAGCTAAGGGAGTGCGTCAGAGCATGGTCATTTTCAAGCATGGCCTGAGAAATGCGATAATTCCCGTGGTGACGGTTATAGGTATGACGTTCGCTAATCTGATGGGCGGCGCGGTTGTAACCGAATCAATCTTCAACATCCCCGGGGTGGGAAGGCTCTTGATAAAGTCGGTGTTTACAAGGGATTATCCTGTTATTGAAGGTGTCGTTATTTATATTGCTATTGCCTGGACTGTTATCAATCTCCTGGTTGATATCATTTATACGTTTATTGATCCTCGGCTTGAGTATTGA
- a CDS encoding ABC transporter ATP-binding protein: MTTSKTLLEVRDLRKWFKIGKGLFTQPKYVKAVDGVSFSLEKGETLGIVGESGCGKSTLARLIMRLIEADSGKVLSKGKDVTHVKGKELKNVRKNMQMIFQDSYASLNPRMRIGKIIGEPLIIHGEGTARERRSRVEEVLELVGLSRKSYDKFPHQFSGGQRQRLDIARALVCNPEIIICDEAVSALDVSVQSQILNLLKDLQKKLNLSYLFISHDLSVVRHISDTVLVMYLGQTVEVAGKYDFFEQPLHPYSQALISAAPRPDPDAVSQQIVLSGEVPNPMNPPYGCFFHPRCPLADEKCRTEAQKLIEVSPDRFAACWKLNDGSRPRLSPPDSA, translated from the coding sequence ATGACGACGAGTAAGACACTGCTTGAAGTACGGGACTTAAGAAAGTGGTTTAAAATTGGCAAGGGACTGTTTACCCAACCGAAGTATGTCAAGGCAGTCGATGGTGTGAGCTTTTCCCTTGAAAAGGGTGAAACCTTAGGGATAGTCGGTGAATCTGGTTGCGGGAAAAGTACCCTGGCCAGGCTCATCATGCGCTTGATAGAGGCAGATTCTGGAAAAGTTCTCAGTAAAGGCAAAGATGTCACCCATGTAAAGGGGAAAGAACTCAAGAATGTGCGAAAAAACATGCAGATGATTTTCCAGGATTCCTATGCTTCTCTTAATCCAAGAATGCGTATCGGGAAAATCATTGGGGAACCGCTGATTATTCATGGCGAAGGTACGGCCAGGGAGAGGCGCAGCCGGGTTGAGGAGGTGCTGGAACTGGTGGGACTTTCCCGGAAAAGTTATGACAAATTTCCACATCAGTTTTCCGGTGGGCAGCGTCAACGTCTTGATATCGCTCGCGCTTTGGTTTGTAATCCGGAGATTATCATCTGTGATGAGGCTGTCTCCGCACTTGATGTATCAGTGCAGTCGCAGATTTTGAATCTGTTAAAAGATCTGCAGAAAAAACTCAACCTTTCGTACCTCTTTATTAGTCACGACCTGAGTGTAGTTCGGCATATCAGCGATACCGTCCTCGTCATGTACCTGGGGCAAACAGTGGAAGTCGCAGGGAAGTACGATTTTTTTGAACAGCCTCTACACCCCTATTCACAGGCACTTATCAGCGCTGCTCCGCGTCCTGATCCCGATGCAGTCTCCCAGCAAATTGTTCTTTCAGGAGAAGTTCCCAATCCAATGAATCCTCCTTATGGCTGTTTTTTTCATCCTCGCTGTCCACTTGCCGATGAGAAATGCAGAACTGAAGCACAGAAATTGATAGAGGTGTCTCCCGACAGGTTTGCTGCCTGCTGGAAACTCAATGATGGAAGCAGGCCTCGGTTGAGCCCTCCGGATTCAGCGTAA